Proteins from a single region of Ananas comosus cultivar F153 linkage group 3, ASM154086v1, whole genome shotgun sequence:
- the LOC109708129 gene encoding uncharacterized protein LOC109708129, which translates to MAMVMDQQQQQQQQQQQPQPPPTYKHYCRICKKGFGCGRALGGHMRAHGINDEASGGNDLDDDPSACGGNNADHWDAAANPSVGHKRMYALRTNPNRLKSCRVCENCGKEFVSWKSFLEHGKCSSDDEVEDSLPSSPPSDAEDDLVAAHRGYAAWSKGKRSRRAKNSAPAMQLVCPSSEEEDLANCLVMLSAARVDPVVVVDTDQESCASASKDEDRARPQLPTPPHPISFFAPPHEKLKSPVPPTATATATTVPRGLFECKACKKVFTSHQALGGHRASHKKVKGCFAAKLDELDDARPHDDDHPAAVARDSAAAAAAETDSAVAGMAMAIVPFSNPPPLAAVAPPPSPLKKKSKVHECSICHRVFTSGQALGGHKRCHWLTSNSPSDSTAIAKLHALAGPDHAVNHHHHHLTLRPMFEANSGEPLDLNLPAPADEAAGGRHADIGSPLRLDVPATIYLQSWIDHSSASNKVKPTTSSKNNNTTTTNNNNNNTNNKSEGFNVNNNNNNNNSVDDEVDSNVKMAKLSDLKDINMGGESSPWLQVGIGSSGNEGSEP; encoded by the coding sequence ATGGCTATGGTGATGGaccaacaacaacagcaacagcagcagcagcagcagccgcagccaCCGCCGACGTATAAGCATTACTGTAGGATCTGCAAGAAGGGCTTCGGCTGCGGGCGGGCTCTCGGTGGCCACATGCGCGCGCACGGCATCAACGATGAAGCCTCGGGGGGAAACGATCTGGACGACGACCCCTCCGCTTGCGGCGGCAATAATGCCGATCATTGGGACGCCGCCGCGAACCCGTCGGTGGGACATAAGCGCATGTACGCTCTCCGCACCAACCCGAACCGCCTCAAGAGCTGCCGCGTCTGTGAGAACTGCGGCAAGGAGTTCGTCTCCTGGAAGTCCTTCCTGGAGCACGGCAAATGCAGCTCCGACGACGAGGTCGAGGACTCGCTCCCTTCGTCCCCTCCGTCAGATGCGGAGGACGACCTCGTTGCCGCGCACCGTGGGTATGCCGCGTGGTCGAAGGGCAAGCGGTCGCGACGTGCTAAGAATTCCGCCCCGGCGATGCAGTTGGTGTGCCCGTCAAGCGAGGAGGAGGACTTGGCCAATTGTCTTGTTATGCTGTCGGCTGCGCGTGTCGACCCGGTGGTTGTCGTCGACACCGACCAGGAGTCGTGCGCGTCGGCAAGCAAGGACGAGGACCGGGCACGGCCGCAGCTGCCGACGCCGCCGCATCCGATATCCTTTTTCGCTCCTCCGCATGAGAAATTGAAATCGCCTGTGCCGCCGACAGCAACCGCGACAGCAACGACGGTCCCCCGCGGGCTGTTCGAGTGCAAGGCGTGCAAGAAGGTGTTCACCTCACACCAGGCCCTCGGCGGCCACCGTGCCAGCCATAAAAAAGTCAAGGGCTGCTTCGCTGCCAAGCTCGACGAGCTCGACGATGCCCGGCCCCACGACGACGACCACCCAGCCGCAGTCGCACGCGACAgtgctgccgctgccgctgcggaAACCGATTCTGCCGTTGCGGGAATGGCGATGGCAATCGTGCCGTTCAGCAACCCGCCCCCGCTGGCGGCGGTggcaccgccgccgtcgccactGAAGAAGAAGTCGAAGGTGCACGAGTGCTCGATATGCCACCGCGTGTTCACGTCAGGGCAGGCGCTCGGCGGGCACAAGCGGTGCCACTGGCTCACGTCAAACTCGCCGTCAGACTCCACCGCGATCGCGAAGCTCCATGCATTGGCGGGGCCAGACCACGCCGTcaatcaccaccaccaccacctaaCCCTTCGGCCGATGTTCGAGGCCAATTCCGGGGAGCCCCTCGATCTCAACCTCCCCGCGCCCGCCGACGAGGCCGCGGGGGGCCGGCACGCAGACATCGGGAGCCCGCTGCGGCTCGACGTGCCCGCGACAATCTACTTGCAATCATGGATCGATCACAGCAGTGCGAGTAACAAAGTTAAACCCACAACAAGCAGTAAGAACAACAACACTACTACaactaataataacaataataataccAACAACAAGAGTGAGGGGTTTAatgtgaataataataataataataataatagcgtGGATGATGAGGTGGATAGTAACGTGAAAATGGCGAAGTTGAGTGACCTCAAAGACATTAACATGGGGGGTGAGTCCTCACCGTGGTTGCAGGTGGGGATTGGGTCATCTGGTAACGAAGGGAGTGAACCGTAA